A single genomic interval of Romboutsia ilealis harbors:
- the secA gene encoding preprotein translocase subunit SecA gives MGFLDNLFNMADKKELKKFNRIVDSIDSLEPKFESMSDKDLKDMTNVFKDRLANGETLDDILPEAFAVVREASKRVLGMRHYRVQLIGGIVLHQGRIAEMKTGEGKTLVATAPVYLNALTGKGVHVVTVNDYLAKRDKEQMRKVYEFLGMTVGVIVHGQDPHTRREQYQCDITYGTNNEYGFDYLKDNMVIHKEQMVQRELNYAIVDEVDSILVDEARTPLIISGPGDKSTHLYSDANTFILTLKPDNYEIDEKQKSVSLTDSGIQKAEVYFNVENITDISQMELYHHINQALKAHTIMKKDVDYVTKDGEIVIVDEFTGRLMFGRRYSEGLHQAIEAKEGLRIQRESKTLATVTFQNYFRMYNKLAGMTGTAKTEEEEFKAIYKMDVVQIPTNKRVQREDLSDAVYKNVVGKFNAVVEDIIERHKNNQPILVGTVSIENSELISQLLKRRGVKHEVLNAKYHDKEAEIIAQAGRLGAVTIATNMAGRGTDIVLGGNPTFLTKKEMKKLGYDESVINKVDSSLEGMDREGNEELFAAREKYEELYKKYKEETKAEQEEVMKAGGLAIIGTERHESRRIDNQLRGRAGRQGDPGSSRFYISLEDDLMRLFGSERISGIVEKIGLEEDMPIEHKMLTKSIEGAQKKVEGRNFGIRKHVLQYDDVMNKQREIIYAERRRVLEGENLQEQIENMIHSLIEEGVMSYSQDSFDADRFVEYMYNLFMPRGSIEASDIENLKTEEVIEKVYEITMKIYNGKEERIGSDRMREVERVILLQSVDNHWIDHIDAMDQLRQGIGLRAIGQQDPVIAYTDEGFNMFNEMNAHIKEDTIKYLFNITIEEPVERKQVIDVDHLSSNVDEESDNKTVKKEESIGRNDDCPCGSGKKYKKCCGR, from the coding sequence ATGGGTTTTTTAGATAATTTATTTAATATGGCAGATAAAAAAGAGCTAAAAAAATTCAACAGAATAGTTGATAGTATAGATTCATTAGAGCCTAAATTTGAATCTATGTCAGATAAAGATCTTAAAGATATGACAAATGTATTTAAAGATAGATTAGCAAATGGAGAAACATTAGATGATATTTTACCAGAAGCTTTCGCTGTTGTAAGGGAGGCATCTAAAAGAGTATTAGGAATGAGACACTATAGAGTTCAACTTATAGGTGGTATAGTTCTTCATCAAGGTAGAATAGCTGAAATGAAAACAGGGGAAGGGAAAACATTAGTTGCTACAGCTCCAGTTTACTTAAATGCTCTTACAGGTAAAGGTGTACATGTCGTTACAGTAAATGATTACCTAGCAAAGCGTGATAAAGAACAAATGAGAAAAGTATATGAGTTCTTAGGTATGACTGTTGGAGTAATAGTTCATGGTCAAGATCCGCATACAAGACGTGAACAATATCAATGTGACATAACTTATGGTACAAATAATGAATACGGATTTGATTATTTAAAAGATAACATGGTAATTCATAAAGAACAAATGGTTCAAAGAGAATTAAACTATGCGATAGTAGATGAGGTTGACTCAATACTTGTTGATGAAGCAAGAACTCCTCTTATAATATCTGGACCTGGAGATAAATCTACTCATTTATACTCAGATGCTAATACATTCATATTAACATTAAAGCCAGATAATTATGAAATAGATGAAAAACAAAAATCAGTTTCTTTAACTGATTCAGGTATACAAAAAGCAGAAGTTTATTTTAATGTTGAAAATATAACAGATATATCTCAGATGGAGTTATACCATCATATAAATCAAGCATTAAAAGCTCATACAATAATGAAGAAAGATGTTGATTATGTAACTAAAGATGGAGAAATAGTAATAGTTGATGAATTTACAGGAAGACTTATGTTTGGTAGAAGATATTCAGAAGGATTACATCAAGCTATTGAAGCTAAAGAAGGTTTAAGAATACAAAGAGAGTCTAAAACTTTAGCGACTGTAACATTCCAAAATTATTTTAGAATGTACAATAAGCTTGCAGGTATGACTGGTACTGCTAAAACTGAAGAAGAAGAGTTCAAAGCTATATATAAAATGGATGTAGTTCAAATTCCTACAAATAAAAGAGTACAAAGAGAAGATTTATCAGATGCAGTTTATAAAAATGTAGTTGGTAAATTTAATGCAGTTGTTGAAGATATAATAGAAAGACATAAAAATAATCAACCTATACTTGTAGGGACTGTATCAATAGAAAATTCTGAATTAATATCTCAATTATTAAAGAGAAGAGGAGTAAAACATGAAGTATTAAATGCTAAGTATCATGATAAAGAAGCTGAAATAATAGCTCAAGCTGGTAGATTAGGTGCCGTTACTATAGCAACTAATATGGCAGGTCGTGGTACAGATATAGTACTAGGGGGGAACCCAACATTCTTAACTAAAAAAGAAATGAAGAAGTTAGGATATGATGAAAGTGTAATAAATAAAGTAGACTCTTCTTTAGAAGGAATGGATAGAGAAGGTAATGAAGAATTATTTGCTGCTAGAGAAAAATATGAAGAATTATATAAAAAATATAAAGAAGAAACAAAAGCTGAGCAAGAAGAAGTTATGAAAGCTGGAGGTCTTGCTATAATAGGTACAGAAAGACATGAATCTAGAAGAATTGATAATCAGTTAAGAGGACGTGCTGGTCGTCAAGGAGATCCAGGTAGTTCAAGATTCTATATATCTTTAGAGGACGATCTTATGAGATTGTTTGGAAGTGAAAGAATATCTGGTATAGTAGAAAAAATAGGTCTTGAGGAAGATATGCCTATAGAACATAAAATGTTAACTAAGTCTATTGAAGGTGCTCAAAAGAAAGTAGAAGGTAGAAACTTTGGAATAAGAAAGCACGTACTTCAATATGATGATGTTATGAATAAACAAAGAGAAATAATATATGCTGAAAGAAGACGTGTTCTTGAAGGTGAAAACTTACAAGAGCAAATAGAAAATATGATTCATTCTTTAATAGAAGAAGGTGTTATGTCATATTCTCAAGATAGTTTTGATGCTGATAGATTCGTAGAATACATGTATAACTTATTTATGCCAAGAGGAAGTATAGAAGCTTCTGATATAGAAAATCTTAAAACAGAAGAAGTTATAGAAAAAGTTTATGAAATAACTATGAAGATATACAATGGAAAAGAAGAAAGAATAGGATCAGATAGAATGAGAGAAGTAGAAAGAGTTATACTTCTTCAATCAGTTGATAACCATTGGATAGATCATATAGATGCTATGGATCAATTACGTCAAGGTATAGGTCTTCGTGCAATAGGTCAACAAGACCCTGTAATAGCATATACTGATGAAGGATTTAATATGTTCAATGAAATGAATGCTCATATAAAAGAAGACACTATAAAATACTTATTCAATATAACTATAGAAGAACCAGTTGAAAGAAAGCAAGTTATAGATGTTGACCATTTATCATCTAATGTAGATGAAGAGTCTGATAATAAAACTGTTAAAAAAGAAGAAAGCATCGGACGAAATGATGATTGTCCATGTGGTAGTGGTAAAAAGTATAAAAAATGTTGTGGAAGATAA
- a CDS encoding Tex family protein — protein MNINDILKKEFNLRDEQINNTIKLIDEGNTIPFIARYRKEMTGEMSDVTLRAFYDKLIYLRNLQSRKDDVIRIIEEQGKLTPEIKVNVEKANTLQEVEDIYAPYKQKKRTRATIAKERGLEQLALDLLNQNIKNINEESSKYINEEKEVNSTEDAIKGTMDIIAEIVSDDAKIRKYIRELALREGVIVTKNSKEEKSVYDMYYDYSESVRTIAPHRVLAINRGEKEDFLKVKVEINNEKVINYIINEYVNDKNLKNKEVIVSAIEDSYKRLIFPSIEREIRNTLTENAQERAISVFGKNVKSLLLQAPVKDKVVMGFDPAFRTGCKIAVVDKNGKLLDTTTVYPTEPQNKVEESKKELKALIEKYNIDIIAIGNGTASRESEKFVSDMIKEIDREVQYIIVSEAGASVYSASELANEEHPDINVSLRGAISIARRLQDPLAELVKIDPKSIGVGQYQHDLNQKKLEGVLDGVVEDSVNSVGVDLNTASYSLLEHIAGISKTIAKNIVAYREENGDFTSRAQIKKVKRLGPQAFTQCAGFMRIEGAKNPLDNTGVHPESYDICKNMLDILGYSLSDVENKNITDIDSKVEAIGMKELSNKLQVGEVTLKDIIAEIKKPGRDPREEGIKPILRTDVLKIEDIKEGMILKGTIRNVVDFGAFVDIGIKNDGLVHKSEMSKGYVKDPMTIVTVGDIVDVKVIGVDMNKKRVALSMKI, from the coding sequence ATGAATATAAATGATATTCTAAAAAAGGAATTTAATCTTAGAGATGAACAAATAAATAATACAATAAAGCTTATAGATGAGGGAAATACTATACCGTTTATAGCTAGATATAGAAAAGAAATGACAGGGGAAATGAGTGACGTTACCTTGAGAGCTTTTTATGATAAATTAATATATTTAAGGAATCTTCAAAGTAGAAAAGATGATGTAATAAGAATAATAGAAGAACAGGGAAAGCTTACGCCTGAAATAAAAGTAAATGTAGAAAAGGCTAATACACTTCAAGAAGTAGAAGATATATATGCGCCATATAAACAAAAGAAAAGAACTAGAGCAACTATTGCGAAAGAGAGAGGTTTAGAACAATTAGCTTTAGATTTATTAAATCAAAATATAAAAAATATAAATGAAGAATCATCAAAATACATAAATGAAGAAAAAGAAGTTAATTCAACAGAAGATGCTATAAAAGGAACTATGGATATAATAGCTGAAATAGTTTCTGATGATGCTAAAATAAGAAAATATATAAGAGAGCTTGCGTTAAGAGAAGGTGTAATAGTAACTAAAAATTCAAAGGAAGAAAAATCAGTTTATGATATGTATTATGATTATAGTGAGTCAGTAAGAACTATAGCACCACATAGAGTATTAGCAATAAACAGAGGAGAAAAAGAGGATTTCTTAAAAGTAAAAGTAGAAATCAATAATGAAAAAGTAATAAACTACATAATAAATGAATATGTAAATGATAAGAATTTAAAAAATAAAGAAGTAATAGTTAGTGCAATAGAAGATTCATACAAGAGATTAATTTTCCCATCAATTGAAAGAGAAATAAGAAATACCCTTACTGAAAATGCACAAGAAAGAGCGATAAGTGTATTTGGAAAAAATGTAAAAAGTTTATTACTTCAAGCACCAGTAAAAGATAAGGTTGTTATGGGATTTGACCCTGCATTTAGAACAGGATGTAAGATAGCTGTAGTTGATAAAAATGGTAAATTATTAGATACTACAACTGTTTATCCAACAGAGCCACAAAATAAAGTAGAAGAATCAAAAAAAGAATTAAAAGCACTAATTGAAAAATACAATATAGATATAATAGCTATAGGAAATGGTACAGCTTCAAGAGAATCAGAAAAGTTTGTGTCAGATATGATAAAAGAGATAGACAGAGAAGTTCAATACATAATAGTTAGTGAAGCAGGTGCATCAGTTTACTCTGCATCAGAACTTGCAAATGAAGAACATCCGGATATAAATGTATCTTTAAGAGGGGCTATATCTATAGCAAGAAGATTACAAGACCCACTAGCTGAACTTGTAAAAATAGACCCTAAAAGTATAGGTGTAGGTCAATATCAACATGACTTAAATCAAAAGAAATTAGAGGGTGTATTAGATGGAGTTGTAGAAGATTCGGTAAATAGTGTTGGAGTAGACTTAAATACAGCATCATATTCTTTATTAGAGCATATAGCAGGTATAAGCAAAACTATAGCTAAGAATATAGTAGCTTACAGAGAAGAAAATGGAGACTTTACTTCAAGAGCTCAAATTAAGAAAGTAAAAAGACTTGGACCACAAGCATTTACTCAATGTGCAGGATTTATGAGAATTGAAGGAGCTAAAAATCCTTTAGATAATACTGGAGTACATCCAGAAAGCTATGATATATGTAAAAATATGTTAGATATACTTGGATACTCATTGTCTGATGTTGAAAATAAAAATATAACAGATATTGATTCTAAAGTTGAAGCTATAGGTATGAAAGAATTAAGCAATAAACTTCAAGTTGGAGAGGTTACTTTAAAAGACATAATAGCTGAAATAAAAAAGCCAGGAAGAGACCCTAGAGAAGAAGGAATAAAGCCTATATTAAGAACTGATGTATTAAAGATAGAAGATATCAAAGAAGGAATGATATTAAAAGGAACGATAAGAAATGTTGTTGACTTTGGTGCATTTGTTGATATTGGGATAAAAAATGATGGATTAGTACATAAATCTGAAATGAGTAAAGGATATGTAAAAGACCCTATGACTATTGTTACAGTGGGAGATATAGTTGACGTAAAAGTTATAGGAGTTGACATGAATAAAAAGAGAGTAGCTTTATCTATGAAAATATAG
- the hpf gene encoding ribosome hibernation-promoting factor, HPF/YfiA family: MNIIISGKQMDLTDGIKNAIEEKLGRLDFYLHPATDVKVTVSAKKSRQKVEVTIIPISGPIIRAEDIEENLYAAIDVVYDKLNKQLRKYKKRLQDRHQSNESIRFDAIEDIEESDYSLNEDNLDIVIERTKRFGVKPMSPEEAVLQMDLSEHDFYMFKNSNSDGISIVYRRKNGGYGLIESE, translated from the coding sequence ATGAATATAATAATATCTGGAAAACAAATGGATTTAACAGATGGAATAAAAAATGCCATAGAAGAGAAATTAGGAAGATTGGATTTCTACCTTCATCCAGCAACAGATGTAAAGGTTACAGTAAGCGCTAAAAAATCAAGACAAAAAGTAGAAGTTACAATAATACCTATAAGTGGACCGATAATAAGAGCAGAAGATATAGAAGAAAATTTATATGCAGCTATAGATGTGGTATATGATAAATTAAATAAGCAGTTAAGAAAATATAAAAAGAGACTACAAGATAGACATCAATCAAATGAAAGTATAAGATTTGATGCAATAGAAGATATAGAAGAAAGTGATTATTCTTTAAACGAAGATAACTTAGATATAGTAATAGAAAGAACTAAGAGATTTGGTGTAAAACCAATGAGCCCGGAAGAAGCTGTTTTACAAATGGATTTATCAGAGCATGATTTTTATATGTTTAAGAATTCAAACTCAGATGGTATATCTATAGTATATAGACGTAAAAATGGTGGATATGGATTAATAGAATCTGAATAA
- a CDS encoding ComF family protein codes for MIPNIFNDLINVFLDFLYPENISCILCNSPISKNTVYSMCKSCFNNINFILDGCIKCGKPIINYSLEEQSIDGCSYCLNKGFYFDKVISCVEYTEISKKIIFGLKYNNKTYLSKYISIIMKEKLELENVKFDYILFVPLHKKRLRKRGFNQAEKIADNLSKIINIPVIDCIGRRYNTRRLYKLGKEDRVNELKNAFIIKNNIMNLKNKNVLLVDDIFTTGSTVNEISKVLKINGVNKIVVATFLTRADTSYTTM; via the coding sequence ATGATACCAAATATTTTTAATGATTTGATTAATGTATTTTTAGACTTCTTATATCCAGAAAATATAAGCTGTATATTATGCAATAGTCCAATAAGTAAAAATACTGTATACTCTATGTGTAAAAGTTGCTTTAATAATATAAATTTCATATTAGATGGATGTATTAAATGTGGAAAGCCTATAATCAATTATTCTTTAGAGGAACAAAGTATAGATGGTTGTAGTTATTGTTTAAACAAAGGATTTTATTTTGATAAAGTAATATCTTGTGTGGAGTATACAGAAATTAGTAAAAAAATAATTTTTGGATTGAAGTATAACAATAAAACTTATTTAAGTAAATATATATCAATTATAATGAAAGAGAAATTAGAGTTAGAAAATGTTAAATTTGATTATATATTATTTGTTCCATTACATAAAAAAAGATTAAGAAAAAGAGGATTTAATCAAGCTGAAAAGATAGCTGATAATCTAAGTAAGATAATAAATATACCTGTTATAGACTGCATAGGGAGAAGATATAATACAAGAAGATTATATAAACTAGGTAAAGAAGATAGAGTTAATGAACTAAAAAATGCATTTATAATAAAAAATAATATAATGAATTTAAAAAATAAAAATGTATTGCTTGTAGATGATATATTTACAACAGGTTCAACGGTTAATGAAATATCAAAGGTTTTAAAAATAAATGGTGTAAATAAAATTGTTGTGGCTACTTTTTTAACTAGAGCAGATACATCTTATACTACTATGTAA
- the recD2 gene encoding SF1B family DNA helicase RecD2: MERIEGMISDIVFKNEDNGYTIAHLANSDNEIVIVGCMPTLSVGESIEVEGKWVNHKTYGTQFEVNKFMPVTPSSLEGIYVYLSSGMIHGIGEKMAKRIVDKFGVDTLNIIQNAPERLKEVDGIGSKKINQIVKSYEENRELRNIIIELSPYGISPNYCMRIYKKYKNKAIKIINENPYKLAEDIRGIGFKIADNIANKIGIEKDSKDRVSQGILYTLNQSLGNGHTYLPKNILLQEASKLLEVEFTIIEECIISLAYDQKVHIEKVNGEQLVYLIPYYLSENGVCKQIIKLAQFEFENLNIDIEEEIKYVEEENNIKLAQNQSLAVKEAIENGVVIITGGPGTGKTTTINTIIKIFENNKKEVILAAPTGRAAKRMSETSGKEAKTIHRLLEMGYATDSEELQFMKNEEDPIAADVIIIDEVSMVDILLMYSLLRAIKPGTRVILVGDSDQLPSVGAGNVLKDMIESNVINVVRLNEIFRQARESMIVVNAHKINKGEPLFLNSKGKDFFFLRKGTNEEVMQEIIGLVNERLPKFYKLDKLKDIQILSSMRKGDLGVTNLNNELQKYLNPPQKFKVEENFQKRIFRVGDKVMQIKNNYTKKWENEDKSDSGEGIYNGDIGYIYHIDKDNKKIYVLFDQIKIVDYGYDELDELDHSFCTTIHKSQGSEFPVVVIPITWAPPMLLSRNLLYTAVTRAKKLVVLVGDVKYLEYMIKNNRINDRYSNLSYKLNKFREEGLLIK, translated from the coding sequence ATGGAAAGAATAGAAGGAATGATAAGTGACATAGTATTTAAAAATGAAGATAATGGATATACTATAGCTCACTTAGCTAACTCGGACAATGAGATTGTTATAGTAGGATGTATGCCCACTTTATCAGTAGGAGAGAGTATTGAAGTAGAAGGTAAGTGGGTAAATCATAAAACGTATGGAACACAATTTGAAGTAAATAAATTTATGCCTGTAACTCCATCTTCTCTAGAGGGAATATATGTATACCTATCATCAGGAATGATACATGGTATAGGAGAGAAAATGGCTAAAAGGATAGTAGATAAGTTTGGAGTAGACACTTTAAACATAATACAAAATGCTCCTGAAAGGCTAAAGGAAGTAGATGGCATTGGAAGTAAGAAAATAAACCAAATAGTAAAGAGTTACGAGGAAAATAGAGAACTTAGAAATATTATAATCGAGCTATCACCATATGGAATTTCTCCAAACTACTGTATGAGAATATATAAAAAATATAAAAATAAAGCAATTAAAATAATAAATGAAAATCCATATAAGTTAGCAGAGGATATAAGAGGAATTGGATTCAAAATAGCAGATAATATTGCTAATAAGATAGGTATCGAAAAAGACTCTAAAGATAGAGTATCACAAGGAATCTTATACACGCTAAATCAATCATTAGGAAATGGACACACCTATCTTCCAAAGAATATTCTTTTGCAAGAAGCATCAAAATTACTAGAAGTAGAATTTACAATAATAGAAGAATGTATAATATCATTAGCATATGATCAAAAAGTTCATATAGAAAAAGTTAATGGAGAGCAACTAGTTTATCTAATACCATATTATTTATCTGAAAATGGAGTTTGTAAACAAATAATAAAATTAGCACAGTTTGAATTTGAAAACTTAAATATAGATATAGAAGAAGAAATTAAGTATGTAGAGGAAGAAAATAATATAAAGTTAGCACAAAATCAATCATTAGCAGTAAAAGAAGCTATAGAAAATGGAGTAGTTATAATTACAGGTGGACCTGGGACTGGTAAGACTACTACTATAAATACAATAATCAAAATATTTGAAAATAATAAAAAAGAAGTCATACTAGCAGCTCCAACAGGAAGAGCTGCTAAAAGGATGAGTGAGACATCAGGAAAGGAAGCAAAAACTATACATAGATTACTGGAAATGGGATATGCAACAGACAGTGAAGAATTACAGTTTATGAAAAATGAGGAAGATCCTATAGCTGCAGATGTAATAATTATAGATGAAGTATCTATGGTAGATATCTTACTTATGTATAGTTTACTTAGAGCTATAAAACCAGGAACCAGAGTTATATTAGTTGGAGATAGCGACCAGCTACCATCAGTAGGTGCAGGAAATGTTTTAAAAGATATGATTGAGTCAAATGTAATAAATGTAGTTAGATTAAATGAGATATTTAGACAAGCTAGAGAGAGCATGATAGTAGTAAATGCTCATAAAATAAACAAAGGAGAACCATTGTTTTTAAATAGCAAAGGTAAAGACTTTTTCTTTTTAAGAAAAGGTACTAACGAAGAAGTTATGCAAGAAATTATAGGACTAGTAAATGAGAGGCTTCCAAAATTTTATAAACTAGATAAATTAAAAGATATACAAATACTTTCATCTATGAGAAAAGGTGATTTAGGTGTGACAAACTTAAATAATGAATTACAAAAATATTTAAATCCACCTCAGAAATTTAAAGTAGAGGAAAATTTTCAAAAGCGTATATTTAGAGTAGGCGATAAAGTTATGCAGATAAAAAATAACTATACGAAAAAATGGGAAAATGAAGATAAAAGTGATAGTGGTGAAGGTATATACAATGGAGATATAGGATATATTTATCATATTGATAAAGATAATAAAAAAATTTATGTTTTATTTGATCAAATAAAAATTGTAGATTATGGATATGATGAATTAGATGAGCTAGATCATAGTTTTTGTACTACTATACATAAAAGTCAAGGAAGTGAGTTTCCTGTAGTAGTTATACCTATAACATGGGCTCCCCCAATGTTACTTAGTAGAAATTTACTATATACAGCTGTAACAAGAGCTAAAAAACTAGTTGTATTAGTTGGAGATGTAAAGTACTTAGAATATATGATAAAAAACAATAGAATTAATGATAGATATTCTAACTTATCATATAAATTAAATAAATTTAGAGAAGAAGGATTATTGATAAAATAA
- a CDS encoding amidohydrolase encodes MIFIKNGTINTITNGIIKGDILIEDKKIKAIGENLEIPQDAKVIDAEGNLVFPGFIDAHTHLGLWEDGMGFEGADGNEETDPITPHLNPIDGINPMDNTFKEAREGGITSVCTTPGSANVMGGECIAIKTYGKRIDKMIIKNPVASKIAFGENPKSCYGRDEKMPQTRMAIAALLREHLKKAEEYLEQIELYMEHEDHDKPEYDMKMECLLPVLRGEIPFKVHAHRADDIFTAIRIAKEFDIKLTLDHCTEGHLIADELAEEGYPVIVGPSLSERSKIELRNLTFDTPGILSNEGLQVSLMTDHPVIPVQYLPVCAGIAVKHGMKKEKALEAITINPAKTLGIDERVGSIEIGKDADIVIWDNDPFELQSNVLLTIIDGKIVYEK; translated from the coding sequence ATGATATTTATAAAAAATGGAACAATTAATACAATTACCAATGGAATAATAAAAGGTGATATTTTAATAGAAGATAAAAAAATAAAAGCAATAGGGGAAAATTTAGAAATACCTCAAGATGCTAAAGTAATAGATGCAGAGGGAAATTTAGTTTTTCCTGGATTTATAGATGCACATACTCATTTAGGATTATGGGAAGATGGTATGGGATTTGAAGGTGCTGATGGAAATGAAGAAACAGATCCTATAACTCCGCACCTTAATCCTATAGATGGTATAAATCCTATGGATAATACATTCAAAGAGGCTAGAGAAGGCGGAATTACGTCAGTATGTACTACACCTGGAAGTGCAAATGTAATGGGTGGAGAATGTATAGCTATAAAAACATATGGAAAAAGAATAGATAAAATGATTATAAAAAATCCTGTTGCATCAAAAATAGCTTTTGGAGAAAATCCGAAATCTTGTTATGGTAGAGATGAAAAAATGCCACAAACGAGAATGGCAATAGCAGCCCTTTTAAGAGAGCATTTAAAGAAAGCTGAAGAGTATCTAGAGCAAATTGAGTTATACATGGAACATGAAGATCATGACAAACCAGAATATGATATGAAAATGGAATGTTTATTACCTGTTTTAAGAGGAGAGATACCTTTTAAAGTTCATGCACATAGAGCTGATGATATTTTTACAGCTATAAGAATAGCAAAAGAATTTGATATAAAGCTTACATTAGATCACTGTACAGAAGGGCATTTAATAGCTGATGAACTTGCAGAAGAAGGATATCCGGTAATTGTTGGACCATCTTTATCAGAAAGATCTAAAATAGAGTTAAGAAATTTAACTTTCGATACTCCAGGTATACTTTCAAATGAAGGATTACAAGTGTCTTTAATGACAGATCACCCAGTAATACCGGTACAATATTTACCTGTATGCGCAGGGATAGCTGTAAAGCATGGAATGAAAAAAGAGAAAGCATTAGAAGCAATAACTATAAATCCAGCTAAAACCTTAGGTATAGATGAAAGAGTTGGGTCGATAGAAATTGGTAAAGATGCAGACATAGTTATATGGGATAATGACCCATTTGAATTACAAAGTAACGTATTACTTACTATAATAGATGGAAAAATTGTATACGAAAAATAG
- the prfB gene encoding peptide chain release factor 2 (programmed frameshift) produces the protein MLNIQEYRNSMEHMTSNIEELGILFDIASLLIKIKENEEKMNHQEFWNDNELAQKVLQENKGLKETIEEYNQLKESLEEIDVLIEIGLEESDDSIEKEIEKSISNLEKEIDMVRIKTLLSGDYDKNNAILSINAGTGGLDAQDWAQMLLRMYIRWAEAKGYKVKTLDLLSDPEAGIKSATLHIEGLNAYGYLKSEKGVHRIVRISPFDPSGKRHTSFASIDVIPELDDSINIDINPADLKIDTYRASGAGGQHVNTTDSAVRITHIPTGVVVQCQNERSQHKNKDTAMKMLMAKLIELKELEQKEKIEDIQGKYSQITWGSQIRSYVFQPYKLVKDHRTNAEIGNVDSVMDGNLDLFINEYLKMNKSKNS, from the exons ATGTTAAATATACAAGAATATAGAAATAGCATGGAGCATATGACTTCAAATATAGAAGAATTG GGGATTCTCTTTGACATTGCTTCATTATTAATTAAGATAAAAGAAAATGAAGAGAAAATGAATCATCAAGAGTTCTGGAATGATAATGAGTTAGCTCAAAAAGTTCTACAAGAAAACAAAGGTTTAAAAGAAACTATAGAAGAGTACAACCAATTAAAGGAATCTTTAGAAGAGATAGACGTATTAATTGAAATAGGCTTAGAAGAAAGCGATGATTCAATAGAAAAAGAAATAGAAAAATCTATATCAAATCTTGAAAAAGAAATTGATATGGTTAGAATAAAAACTCTTTTAAGTGGAGATTATGACAAGAATAATGCGATACTATCTATAAATGCAGGAACAGGTGGACTTGATGCTCAAGATTGGGCCCAAATGTTACTTAGAATGTATATAAGATGGGCAGAAGCTAAAGGATATAAAGTTAAAACATTAGATTTACTTTCAGATCCAGAAGCAGGAATAAAAAGTGCAACACTTCATATAGAAGGGCTTAATGCTTATGGATACTTAAAAAGTGAAAAAGGAGTTCATCGTATTGTTAGGATATCTCCTTTTGACCCTTCTGGAAAAAGACATACATCTTTTGCATCTATAGATGTTATACCAGAATTGGATGATAGTATAAACATAGATATAAATCCAGCAGATTTAAAAATAGATACCTATAGGGCATCTGGAGCAGGAGGTCAGCATGTAAATACTACAGACTCAGCTGTAAGGATAACTCATATCCCTACAGGTGTAGTTGTACAGTGTCAAAATGAAAGATCTCAACATAAAAATAAAGATACTGCTATGAAGATGCTTATGGCTAAACTTATAGAATTAAAAGAGCTTGAACAAAAAGAGAAAATTGAGGATATACAAGGAAAGTATTCTCAAATAACTTGGGGAAGCCAAATAAGATCATATGTATTCCAACCATATAAGCTTGTAAAAGATCATAGAACAAATGCTGAAATTGGAAATGTAGATAGTGTTATGGATGGAAACTTAGATTTATTTATAAATGAGTATTTAAAAATGAATAAGTCTAAAAATAGTTAA